A single Caretta caretta isolate rCarCar2 chromosome 2, rCarCar1.hap1, whole genome shotgun sequence DNA region contains:
- the FOXQ1 gene encoding forkhead box protein Q1 → MKLEVFAPRYEDKLGGSDQEGSGAPSPAPGDSELGSDGDCAAHSPGGQGAAGAGPAGAEGGKGNKPYTRRPKPPYSYIALIAMAIRDSAGGRLTLAEINDYLMGRFPFFRGAYTGWRNSVRHNLSLNDCFLKVLRDPARPWGKDNYWMLNPSSEYTFADGVFRRRRKRLSRAPPPPPAARPAAPAAAAACCCCGSAAPCSCGGGAAEEGRAGAAAAAAARPGSKFSSSFAIESILSRPFQRAPAPSRALWAAPPGPQLLPAPYPLGSYPPPPASLYAGGGLLPLYAYGPPPLERGREALAASSARRPPEPPQLLPSPSEALLGAPLYGPLRLPGPLHTAPGLPASYSPYPLERLLT, encoded by the coding sequence ATGAAGCTGGAGGTCTTCGCCCCGCGCTACGAGGACAAGCTGGGCGGCAGCGACCAGGAGGGCAGCGGGGCCCCGTCCCCCGCGCCGGGCGACAGCGAGCTGGGCTCGGACGGGGACTGCGCCGCCCACAGCCCGGGCGGCCAGGGGGCGGCGGGCGCGGGGCCGGCGGGCGCGGAGGGCGGGAAAGGGAACAAGCCCTACACGCGGCGGCCCAAGCCGCCCTACTCCTACATCGCGCTCATCGCCATGGCCATCCGGGACTCGGCCGGCGGCCGCCTCACCCTGGCCGAGATCAACGACTACCTGATGGGCCGCTTCCCCTTCTTCCGCGGCGCCTACACGGGCTGGCGCAACTCGGTGCGGCACAACCTGTCGCTCAACGACTGCTTCCTCAAGGTGCTGCGCGACCCGGCCCGGCCCTGGGGCAAGGACAACTACTGGATGCTCAACCCCAGCAGCGAGTACACCTTCGCCGACGGGGTCTTCCGCCGCCGCCGCAAGCGCCTCAGCCGcgctccgccgccgccgccggccgcCCGCCCAGcagcccccgccgccgccgccgcctgctgctgctgcggctccGCCGCCCCCTGCAGCTGCGGCGGGGGCGCCGCCGAGGAAGGGCGGGCGggcgctgccgccgccgccgcggccAGGCCGGGCTCCAAGTTCTCCAGCTCCTTCGCCATCGAGAGCATCCTGAGCCGGCCCTTCCAGcgcgcccccgccccgagccggGCGCTCTGGGCCGCGCCGCCCggcccccagctgctgcccgCCCCCTACCCGCTGGGCTCCTACCCGCCCCCGCCGGCCTCGCTCTACGCCGGTGGCGGCCTCCTGCCGCTCTACGCCTACGGGCCCCCGCCGCTGGAGCGCGGGAGGGAGGCGCTGGCGGCCAGCAGCGCCCGCCGCCCGCCGGagcctccccagctcctcccctccccttccgaGGCGCTGCTCGGCGCCCCGCTCTATGGCCCCCTCCGGCTGCCCGGCCCCTTGCACACGGCCCCGGGGCTCCCTGCCTCGTACTCGCCCTACCCCCTCGAGCGCCTCCTGACTTAA